A single region of the Theileria annulata chromosome 4, complete sequence, *** SEQUENCING IN PROGRESS *** genome encodes:
- a CDS encoding uncharacterized protein (SMART 2 transmembrane domains at aa 21-39 and 59-81; pfam:Nucleoplasmin (PF03066) at aa 87-230, E()=7.10e-03;~2 probable transmembrane helices predicted for TA10310 by TMHMM2.0 at aa 21-39 and 59-81;~Signal anchor predicted for TA10310 by SignalP 2.0 HMM (Signal peptide probability 0.003, signal anchor probability 0.794) with cleavage site probability 0.001 between residues 34 and 35): MMFPGMMEPPMEPLLSDNVRLCLRTVGFVLISCAIYFYGDMLDMPEAKHIVVRDQLNLYIYSVLLFLHFPKMLFGTLIYSYTTRFVYEKKYIHVLGAVLAPGATVTPKNELANIVHLSQVCLNEPKSNERTYVQLVDGNKVYNLCSLQKDVNEHATLDLFFSTSGDLKLTTKGGPNEVHVIGYFEPEDDAFLSDSEEEEEDEVDEDEVDEEDSDDEPSSKRKSSNKSGKN; encoded by the exons atgatgtTCCCTGGGATGATGGAGCCTCCAATGGAGCCTTTATTATCTGACAATGTACGATTATGCCTTAGAACTGTTGgatttgttttaatttcatgTGCAATATACTTTTATGGCGATATGTTGGATATGCCAGAGGCA aaaCATATTGTAGTAAGAGACCAGTTAAACTTA TATATTTACTctgtattattatttcttca TTTTCCAAAGATGTTATTCGGTACCcttatatattcatatactACAAGATTCGTTTATGAA aaaaaatatatacatgTTTTAGGCGCAGTTTTAGCTCCAGGAGCAACCGTTACCCCAAAGAATGAACTGGCTAACATTGTTCATCTCTCTCAAGTCTGCTTAAACGAGCCTAAGAGTAATGAGAGAACATACGTCCAGTTAGTTGACGGAAACAAAGTCTATAACCTGTGCTCCTTACAAAAAGATGTTAATGAACAT GCAACATTGGACTTGTTCTTTTCCACTAGCGGTGACTTGAAATTGACGACAAAGGGTGGACCAAACGAAGTTCATGTAATTGGTTATTTCGAACCTGAAGACGACGCTTTCCTTTCAGACAGTGAAGAAGAAGAGGAAGACGAAGTTGATGAGGACGAAGTAGACGAGGAAGATTCTGATGATGAACCATCCTCAAAGCGCAAATCTTCTAACAAATctggaaaaaattaa
- a CDS encoding DNA-directed RNA polymerase, subunit (RPB5 homologue), putative (SMART pfam:RNA_pol_Rpb5_N (PF03871) at aa 1-90, E()=6.70e-12; pfam:RNA_pol_Rpb5_C (PF01191) at aa 132-205, E()=2.00e-41), whose amino-acid sequence MDDEEGRLFRCRRTCCEMLEDRGYFIPSQEKLETFAEFKARYEMYDKVRSKMLLVASLRTAAENKLLVYFADEKKKTGVKPIRELTERMEDHDIHRAILVTQNVLTPFAKDAIMEAYPKNIIENFMETELLVNITKHELVPKHIPLTMEEKQNLLQKYKVKESQIPRIQSADPVARYFGLSKGQVVKIIRPSETAGRYVTFRLVV is encoded by the exons ATGGACGACGAAGAAGGGAGGTTGTTTAGATGTAGAAGGACGTGCTGTGAAATGCTAGAAGATCGCGGTTACTTTATACCTAGCCAAGAAAAACTGGAAACCTTCGCAGAATTTAAGGCTAGATATGAAATGTACGATAAAGT GCGTTCTAAAATGTTACTAGTTGCATCACTGAGGACAGCAGCCGAAAATAAACTGCTGGTTTACTTCGCTGATGAGAAGAAGAAAACTGGTGTCAAACCTATTAGAGA ACTTACCGAACGTATGGAAGATCACGATATTCATAGAGCCATTTTAGTAACTCAAAATGTTTTAACTCCTTTTGCTAAAGAT GCAATAATGGAAGCATATCCgaagaatataatagaGAATTTCATGGAAACTGAGCTTTTGGTAAATATAACCAAGCATGAGCTGGTACCAAAACATATTCCCCTGACGATGGAAGAGAAACAAAATCTCCTCCAGAAATATAAG GTTAAGGAGAGCCAGATTCCAAGAATACAATCTGCAGATCCAGTAGCAAGATACTTTGGCCTATCCAAGGGTCag gTTGTTAAGATAATTCGACCCAGCGAAACAGCTGGAAGATATGTCACTTTCAGACTAGTGGTCTAA
- a CDS encoding importin alpha, putative (Tap579b07.q1c.cand.7 - score = 36.78;~SMART pfam:IBB (PF01749) at aa 2-110, E()=2.30e-04; 8 ARM (SM00185) domains at aa 119-160, E()=2.06e-04; 162-202, E()=2.80e-08; 204-245, E()=5.64e-04; 247-286, E()=1.34e+01; 288-328, E()=1.74e-04; 220-370, E()=4.02e-09; 372-412, E()=1.51e-04; 415-455, E()=3.52e+00): MFRSEDRKKEYKKIFEDPRRKREDIQSQIRKQIRDKNLQKRRSQGRPGDQEDLLDQSLQTSTLDSQNDEVRDLDRESILNNDYWSPSALAPYVNGLKSSDYSTQLKCTQHFRKLLSLELDPPIEHIVNTGVVPIFVEFLTRYDAPELQFEAAWAITNIASGNQQQTKVATDNGAVPKLIALLEAPKEDVREQAIWALGNIAGDSAECRDLVLSLGALKPLLYLMANSQKDSVLRNATWTISNLCRGKPKPFFDDIRPAIPYLAKLIEHPDSEVLTDACWALSYISDGSEEHIQAVLDSGACPRLIQLMDHVLPVIQTPSLRTIGNIATGNDRQTQVIVDSGCIPILYKLLFSEKKTIKKEACWTLSNIAAGTRSQIESFLQSDVVEKLIELMSCNDFDIQREASWAICNAASGGDLKQADNLASRGCIKPICSILTSTDTKLIGVALRALENILTVGQHIMDINSLSSNPYASVVEECDGIRSLDVLQESKLTAIYKKSRNILQRFFPDDYVFNEDEFTNTSDQFNTIVPEGGFQF, translated from the exons ATGTTTAGAAGCGAAGATCGTAAGAAGGAATACAAAAAGATTTTTGAGGACCCTCGGAGAAAGAGGGAAGATATCCAATCCCAGATAAGGAAACAAATACgtgataaaaatttacaaaaaagAAGATCACAAGGTCGACCAGGAGATCAGGAGGATTTACTTGACCAATCACTCCAGACTTCCACCTTGGATTCTCAAAATGACGAAGTCAGGGATCTAGACAGGGAATCTATACTAAATAACGATTATTGGTCACCTTCAGCACTTGCGCCTTATGTGAATGGCCTTAAATCCTCAGATTACAGCACACAGCTAAAATGTACTCAACACTTTCGCAAGCTCCTGTCACTTGAGCTTGACCCTCCTATAGAACATATCGTCAACACTGGCGTAGTTCCCATTTTCGTTGAATTCTTGACCAGATACGACGCCCCTGAACTCCAATTTGAAGCTGCCTGGGCTATTACTAACATTGCCTCTGGCAATCAACAACAAACCAAAGTAGCAACTGATAACGG TGCTGTTCCTAAATTAATAGCGCTTCTGGAAGCGCCTAAGGAGGATGTGAGAGAGCAGGCGATTTGGGCATTGGGAAATATCGCAGGTGACTCTGCTGAATGTCGTGACCTGGTCCTTAGTCTTGGTGCCTTAAAGCCCTTGCTTTACCTTATGGCAAACTCTCAGAAGGATAGTGTATTAAGAAATGCTACATGGACCATTTCCAACCTTTGTAGAGGTAAACCCAAGCCATTCTTCGATGACATAAGACCCGCAATACCATACTTGgcaaaattaatagaacACCCCGATTCAGAA GTATTAACAGATGCTTGTTGGGCTTTATCGTATATCTCTGACGGATCTGAGGAGCATATTCAGGCAGTTTTGGATTCTGGAGCATGTCCAAGACTAATACAGCTTATGGATCATGTTTTACCAGTAATTCAAACACCATCTTTGCGTACAATTGGAAACATCGCTACTGGAAATGACAGGCAGACTCAGGTTATAGTTGATTCAGGCTGTATCCCCATCTTGTACAAACTTTTATTTTCTGAGAAAAAAACCATAAAAAAGGAGGCCTGTTGGACTCTTTCCAATATTGCCGCAGGCACAAGGTCACAAATCGAGTCATTCTTACAATCAGATGTTGTAGAAAAACTTATTGAACTCATGTCTTGCAATGACTTTGATATTCAACGGGAAGCAAGTTGGGCGATTTGCAATGCGGCATCAGGCGGTGATCTTAAACAGGCTGACAATCTCGCCTCAAGAGGATGTATCAAACCTATTTGCTCTATTCTAACTTCTACAGATACTAAGTTAATTGGAGTTGCCTTAAGAGCTCTAGAAAATATACTGACAGTTGGTCAACACATTATGGACATAAACAGCTTATCTTCAAATCCATACGCTTCTGTAGTTGAAGAG TGTGATGGAATTCGATCTTTGGATGTTTTACAAGAAAGCAAATTGACTGCGATTTATAAAAAGTCAAGGAATATACTTCAAAGATTCTTTCCTGATGACTATGTATTCaatgaagatgaatttacaaataCTAGCGATCAGTTCAATACCATCGTCCCTGAAGGAGGGTTTCAGTTTTAa
- a CDS encoding ribosomal protein S17, putative (SMART pfam:Ribosomal_S17 (PF00366) at aa 39-118, E()=5.10e-04) has product MLFLSKICKHWHYKTWQRYTAGYLRTFIKNRLPNNELIGYVINDKHPKSIRVACDRYSYLNICCCRYMYVVRYKKTFRMTKKVWAHDEYKEARLGDIVRIQPLGYRIGPWKTYVLTRILHTQNPHLDNI; this is encoded by the exons ATGTTGTTTTTAagtaaaatatgtaaacATTGGCATTATAAAACATGGCAAAGATATACTGCCGGTTACCTGAGAACAT TCATAAAGAACCGCCTACCTAACAATGAACTAATAGGATatgtaataaatgataaGCACCCAAAGTCAATAAGGGTTGCTTGTGATAGGTACTCTTATCTAAATATATGTTGTTGTAGGTATATGTATGTGGTTCGATACAAGAAGACGTTTAGAATGACCAAAAAGGTGTGGGCACATGATGAATACAAAGAAGCAAGACTGGGTGATATAGTCAGAATACAACCTCTTGGATACAGGATAGGACCCTGGAAAACATATGTATTAACCAGAATACTGCATACCCAAAACCCACATCTTGATAACatttaa
- a CDS encoding ubiquinol-cytochrome c reductase, putative (Tap579b07.q1c.C.cand.147 - score = 28.94;~SMART pfam:Rieske (PF00355) at aa 238-343, E()=3.80e-09;~1 probable transmembrane helix predicted for TA10085 by TMHMM2.0 at aa 176-198): MSRINYLIIFKRYFSGNLRHEIKRPTLVPAASEMPLYRNAFDRADNPKLWSLDNTKYKKSGPVTELSDLVTPHGHGHLFGNNGVTRYAHYVKVWEPVFPRTPDLSKGELISGANFTRTSGWYSPHEPTIVSVGKLAPGNQRPIGYAENCVVPESTFPETFPDFREYRLPRGTNRKATIYLMTATAFFFLFAFLRSSVCKFVHFFWLSKDVAAAGTVEVNVSQMLPGDQITVKWRNKPVFIRRRTAEEIARAKKDDELYDKMRDPQLDSERNVNPEWLVNIGVCTHLGCIPGRGGNYGGFFCPCHGSHYDSSGITNFLMIILILGRIRLGPAPANLEVPPYKFIDENTIKLG; encoded by the exons ATGAGtagaattaattatttgataatttttaagAGGTATTTTAGTGGAAACTTGCGGCATGAAATTAAAAGGCCAACGTTAGTGCCAGCTGCAAGCGAAATGCCATTATATAGAAATGCCTTTGATAGAGCAGATAACCCAAAACTGTGGTCTTTAgataatacaaaatataaaaaatccGGGCCCGTAACAGAACTTAGTGATTTGGTAACGCCTCACGGACATGGACATTTGTTTGGAAACAACGGTGTAACTCGATATGCACATTATGTGAAAGTATGGGAACCCGTTTTTCCAAGAACACCAGACCTATCAAAGGGTGAACTTATTTCaggagctaattttactaGGACAAGTGGATGGTACTCTCCTCACGAACCAACAATAGTTTCAGTTGGAAAACTGGCCCCGGGTAATCAGAGGCCAATCGGTTATGCCGAGAACTGTGTAGTTCCAGAATCAACATTTCCAGAAACATTCCCTGATTTCAGAGAGTATAGACTTCCACGTGGAACTAATAGAAAGGCAACCATTTATCTCATGACCGCAACTGCCTTTTTCTTTCTTTTCGCCTTTTTGAGATCATCAGTTTGTAAATTTGTTCACTTCTTTTGGCTTAGCAAG GATGTCGCAGCCGCAGGCACAGTTGAAGTCAATGTCAGCCAAATGTTACCTGGGGATCAAATTACCGTCAAATGGAGAAATAAACCAGTCTTCATCAGAAGAAGAACAGCTGAAGAAATCGCTAGAGCAAA gaaagatgatgaattatatgataaaaTGAGAGATCCACAATTAGATAGTGAAAGGAATGTGAATCCGGAATGGTTGGTAAATATAGGAGTGTGTACACATTTGGGATGTATTCCTGGAAGAGGAGGAAATTATGGAGGATTTTTTTGTCCATGCCATGGATCTCACTATGATTCGTCAGGTATTACTAACtttttaatgataattttaattttaggtaGAATTAGGCTAGGACCAGCACCAGCAAACCTTGAAGTTCCTccatataaatttatagacGAAAATACCATTAAACTTGGATAA
- a CDS encoding uncharacterized protein (Tap579b07.q1c.cand.4 - score = 18.98;~SMART 3 WD40 (SM00320) domains at aa 2-38, E()=9.55e+00; 242-279, E()=4.95e+00; 282-321, E()=3.05e-04), protein MKYEPLTCIRYKDGFTSSTYFTDYLLTSSITGKICQWDLITGNQISEFQTNLKTKFCIPYSQGICDRFDKLVLQTNDHISLFDINNKTVETIAQINTKCFARSSLLHSSSQPLIISPSGLNSIKVFDLRVNSGNSKFIEVLEIGPIKINHPKKSELGMIHNCLPFYSVGDSCIISTYESGSIVIYDIRKPNEPFVPIYITDSLEPIPSLSVWNNVFLVGDTVGNISMFYASKDKGIVLMKTKNISPESLKPPGINNLSIRSDGAVLVAGCWDRCIRVFETKTLDLKCILDPHYSSIVDVSYSKTSNQFSTASSDGNANIWNLF, encoded by the exons atgAAATATGAACCCCTTACTTGTATTAGATACAAAGATGGGTTCACATCTTCCACTTATTTTACTGACTATTTACTAACATCTTCCATTACTGGCAAAATTTGCCAGTGGGACTTGATAACTGGAAATCAGATTTCGGAATTTCAAACTAATCTCAAGACCAAATTTTGTATTCCTTACTCTCAAG GTATTTGTGATAGATTTGATAAGTTAGTTTTACAAACCAATGATCATATTTCTCTATTCGATATCAATAACAAGACTGTTGAAACAATAGCTCAAATCAACACAAAATGTTTTGCAAGGTCAAGTCTATTACATTCTTCAAGTCAACCTCTTATAATTTCTCCTTCCGGATTAAATTCGATAAAAGTTTTTGATTTAAGAGTTAATTCAG GGAACTCAAAATTTATTGAGGTATTGGAGATTGGTCCAATTAAGATAAATCATCCTAAAAAGAGTGAACTGGGTATGATTCACAATTGTCTACCCTTTTATTCTGTTGGAGATTCTTGTATAATATCTACTTACGAATCTGGTTCAATTGTTATATATGATATAAGAAAGCCAAATGAGCCATTTGTGCCCATCTACATTACTGATTCTTTGGAACCCATACCCTCATTATCGGTATGGAACAATGTTTTCTTGGTCGGAGACACAGTGGGTAATATTTCTATGTTCTACGCATCAAAGGACAAGGGGATTGTTTTGATGAAGACGAAAAACATTTCTCCAGAGTCTTTAAAACCTCCCGGCATTAATAATCTTTCTATTAGATCTGACGGTGCTGTTTTGGTGGCTGGGTGCTGGGACAGATGTATTAGGGTTTTTGAAACCAAAACTCTTGATCTCAAGTGTATTCTCGATCCTCATTACTCTTCAATCGTTGATGTTTCCTACAGTAAAACCTCAAATCAATTTTCCACAGCCTCCAGTGATGGTAACGCTAACATTTGGAACCTTTTCTGA
- a CDS encoding uncharacterized protein (Tap579b07.q1c.cand.5 - score = 25.10), which translates to MMKIVLKTNNVGENNLDKSTDKNESTKNDIKKPQNNILNLAFGLKGDSSLDSDHEIDGKHFLSRNKPENSKPVFDSLKARKFAKALESSDKANCGLELDPELYLYDELVPNRNTEESVKFKYLGFVDESKNTPVSDLTDDSQEGPGESVDNKSEEQVEAKKESRYMSKMVNVARKRQMERDIAFEKQLLKEELKSDSNIGEVFITGAYKKKLEERKLLEEEQKKKEEYDAVHSKNSLTKLHTYLLKTGFAKRSSTDNPNN; encoded by the coding sequence atgatgaaaattgttttaaaaacaaataatgtAGGAGAAAATAACCTTGATAAATCAActgataaaaatgaatccactaaaaatgatataaaaaaaccccaaaataatattttaaatctaGCTTTTGGGTTAAAGGGTGATAGCTCCCTTGATAGTGACCATGAAATTGACGGCAAGCATTTTTTATCTAGAAATAAACCTGAAAATTCAAAGCCTGTATTCGATTCTCTTAAAGCTAGAAAATTTGCAAAGGCTTTAGAGTCTTCTGATAAGGCTAATTGTGGTCTTGAATTGGACCCtgaattatatttatatgatGAGTTAGTCCCAAATAGAAACACCGAAGAATCCGTTAAATTTAAGTACCTTGGATTTGTAGACGAATCTAAAAACACACCTGTGTCAGATTTGACTGATGATTCACAAGAAGGACCAGGAGAATctgttgataataaatcCGAAGAACAAGTTGAGGCTAAGAAAGAGTCTCGGTATATGAGTAAGATGGTTAATGTTGCTAGAAAACGTCAAATGGAGCGTGACATTGCCTTTGAGAAGCAGCTTCTTAAAGAGGAGCTTAAGTCTGACTCTAATATCGGAGAAGTGTTTATTACGGGTGCTTACAAGAAGAAGCTGGAAGAGCGTAAGCTTTTGGAGGAAGAGCAAAAGAAAAAGGAAGAGTACGACGCTGTTCACAGCAAGAACAGTCTTACAAAGTTACACACTTATCTTTTAAAAACGGGTTTTGCCAAAAGATCATCCACCGATAATCCtaacaattaa